The Fulvivirga ligni genome window below encodes:
- a CDS encoding YceI family protein, whose amino-acid sequence MFIKNALKLTPLALCLASMLCNAQGTKHVTILPESTFSLSGTSNVNHFTCNMTKGLSRNQLAVCYQEKEDLYTFDNSGFALNINKFDCENSRMTHDLQDALQSDEFPVIKFELLSIKGLVAGDCEAEAESLITIAGNTNKYLLTYQVKQVSEESYKIELKANFNMRDFNITPPTALMGIVKVNEIISINLHLHVTMK is encoded by the coding sequence ATGTTTATAAAAAATGCCTTAAAACTCACCCCTTTGGCCTTGTGTTTAGCATCTATGCTATGTAATGCACAAGGTACTAAACATGTTACAATACTTCCTGAGAGCACATTTTCCCTATCTGGAACCTCCAATGTGAACCATTTTACCTGCAACATGACCAAAGGTTTGTCAAGAAATCAACTAGCCGTATGTTATCAGGAAAAGGAAGACCTATATACGTTTGATAACTCAGGCTTTGCTCTTAACATCAATAAGTTTGACTGTGAAAACTCGCGAATGACGCATGACCTGCAAGATGCTTTGCAGTCAGATGAGTTTCCTGTGATTAAATTTGAGCTCTTGAGTATTAAAGGGCTGGTGGCTGGTGATTGTGAAGCAGAGGCAGAATCATTAATTACCATTGCTGGTAATACCAATAAATATCTACTCACATATCAGGTAAAGCAGGTTTCTGAAGAAAGTTATAAAATAGAATTAAAAGCCAACTTTAATATGAGGGATTTTAACATCACCCCTCCTACTGCGCTTATGGGAATAGTAAAGGTTAATGAAATAATCTCCATTAACCTTCACCTTCATGTAACAATGAAATAA
- a CDS encoding PAS domain-containing sensor histidine kinase has translation MKNEAIDPYKAIFEACEEGILVVNSSGQIIMANMASHRLFGYENNEMIGLSIESLVPPALRTHHVKDRENYDRNPSPRKMGHGRDLAGRKKDGSEFPVEISLNRAQIEGVDHTLAFIIDITERKKIEVALKKSEEQLIVYAAELEKRVIKRTQDLDDTIKQLEQVNADLEDQVRIRKKAEDDTRLALSRERELNELKSRFVSMASHEFRTPLSTILSSASLIERYREPGTEEKRKKHIDKIKSGISNLTNILNDFLSLSKLEEGKVEIDESTVNITDELKDIIDELSTICKDQQTIKFESNPNTIVLNTDKKIFKNILINLLSNAIKYSEPSTEIFVEMAEVDDNIQIQVTDQGMGIPEEEQKHMFERFFRAKNATNIQGTGLGLNIVKKYVDMLNGHITFKSKLNEGTTFIVDLPK, from the coding sequence GTGAAAAACGAAGCCATCGATCCATATAAAGCCATTTTTGAAGCCTGTGAGGAAGGAATTCTTGTAGTGAATAGCAGCGGCCAAATAATAATGGCAAACATGGCCTCTCATAGGCTTTTTGGTTACGAAAACAATGAAATGATTGGGCTCTCTATCGAGTCATTAGTTCCTCCTGCGCTACGTACACACCATGTGAAAGACCGTGAAAATTATGATAGAAACCCCTCTCCAAGAAAAATGGGTCATGGGCGTGACCTGGCTGGCCGAAAAAAGGACGGCAGTGAATTTCCTGTAGAGATAAGTCTAAACAGGGCACAAATTGAGGGTGTAGATCATACCCTGGCCTTCATTATTGATATCACCGAACGAAAAAAAATTGAGGTAGCCTTAAAGAAAAGTGAGGAGCAACTGATTGTCTATGCTGCCGAACTGGAGAAACGAGTAATTAAGAGAACTCAGGACCTTGATGACACCATTAAGCAGCTGGAGCAGGTGAATGCCGACCTGGAAGATCAAGTGAGAATTAGGAAGAAAGCAGAAGATGATACCAGACTGGCACTGAGTCGGGAAAGAGAACTTAATGAGCTTAAATCTCGATTTGTCTCCATGGCTTCTCATGAGTTCCGCACCCCGTTGAGCACTATTTTATCATCAGCATCTTTAATAGAACGCTATCGCGAACCGGGCACAGAAGAGAAAAGAAAAAAGCATATTGACAAGATCAAATCCGGCATTAGCAACCTTACCAACATTTTGAATGACTTTTTATCGCTTTCAAAGCTGGAAGAAGGTAAGGTAGAAATAGATGAAAGCACTGTAAACATCACCGATGAGCTCAAAGATATTATCGATGAATTGAGCACTATTTGCAAAGACCAGCAGACTATTAAGTTTGAGTCTAATCCCAATACTATTGTGCTTAATACCGATAAGAAGATTTTTAAAAATATCCTTATCAACCTGTTAAGCAATGCTATTAAATACTCAGAGCCTTCCACTGAAATTTTTGTAGAAATGGCCGAGGTTGATGATAATATACAAATTCAGGTAACAGACCAGGGCATGGGCATACCTGAAGAAGAGCAAAAGCATATGTTTGAAAGGTTCTTTAGAGCCAAGAATGCAACCAATATCCAGGGTACAGGCCTGGGACTGAACATAGTAAAAAAATATGTAGACATGCTTAACGGGCATATTACCTTTAAAAGCAAGTTAAACGAAGGAACCACCTTTATTGTAGATTTACCTAAATAA
- a CDS encoding ATP-binding response regulator, with protein sequence MQRDVLRILVIDSLAGFDLITQEFEKRKDKVLFSRVDTESDFLSSLKVSIPDIVISKHLHPDFSGLRVLQLAHNEGYKFPIILITDSEDQEVVKSCLKQGVDECIFKLNLSKLPMAVKNVLHQHQTLLKKDELQKSLLKQNEQLKRINSDLDNLVYSVSHNLRGPLATIEGLINVAETDQNNKGYNAGFYFNLIKDRLDLIDQTIKQVLEYSRNSRTSLASENVNISKAIHEVWMSLSYLPLWKRAIFETDVDPTLSWAGDKHRLIVIIHNLLSNAVNFIDQSKSVNLVKVHAYEVESRLRIDIEDNGIGIQKDMMPKIYDMFYRASEQGEGAGLGLYVVKEAVKKLLGRIKIESEFRDGTSVYLNLPARYKSRQTIEELIVSA encoded by the coding sequence ATGCAAAGAGATGTCCTTCGTATATTGGTGATAGACTCTTTGGCTGGTTTCGATTTAATCACTCAAGAGTTTGAGAAGAGAAAGGATAAGGTACTCTTCTCTCGTGTGGATACCGAAAGTGACTTTTTAAGTTCGCTGAAAGTTTCCATTCCTGATATTGTCATTTCTAAGCATTTGCATCCTGACTTCAGTGGTTTGAGAGTGCTACAATTAGCGCATAATGAAGGATATAAGTTTCCTATTATACTTATAACCGATTCTGAAGATCAGGAAGTAGTTAAAAGTTGTTTAAAACAGGGGGTTGATGAATGTATTTTTAAATTAAACCTTTCCAAACTCCCCATGGCTGTTAAAAACGTTCTCCACCAACATCAAACACTCCTGAAAAAGGATGAGTTGCAAAAGTCTCTTTTAAAGCAAAATGAGCAGCTTAAAAGAATCAACAGTGACCTCGATAACCTTGTGTACAGCGTATCACATAACCTAAGAGGACCACTGGCTACCATAGAAGGACTGATCAATGTAGCTGAAACAGATCAGAATAATAAAGGCTATAATGCTGGCTTTTATTTCAATCTGATTAAAGATCGTCTGGATCTGATTGATCAAACCATAAAACAGGTATTAGAATACTCTCGTAATTCCAGAACCAGTTTGGCGTCAGAAAATGTGAATATTTCTAAAGCCATCCATGAGGTATGGATGAGCCTTTCATACCTGCCATTATGGAAGCGTGCTATCTTTGAAACAGATGTAGACCCCACCCTTAGCTGGGCGGGAGATAAGCACCGCCTGATTGTCATCATTCATAACCTGCTCAGTAACGCTGTGAATTTCATTGACCAAAGTAAATCAGTGAATCTGGTAAAAGTGCATGCCTACGAAGTAGAAAGTCGCTTACGAATAGATATTGAGGATAATGGCATTGGCATACAAAAAGACATGATGCCTAAAATCTATGATATGTTCTACAGGGCATCAGAACAAGGTGAGGGAGCAGGCTTAGGCCTCTATGTAGTAAAAGAAGCGGTGAAGAAATTGCTAGGCCGAATAAAGATAGAAAGTGAATTCAGAGATGGAACCTCAGTATATCTCAATTTGCCAGCTCGGTATAAAAGCCGACAAACCATAGAAGAACTTATAGTTTCGGCATAA
- a CDS encoding energy transducer TonB, which produces MLLAEKTYSPTIDKYTENTLKQVEADARHAQVITDLIAIKKAKNKKAKAQSLLFFTIGLFITMVGIVAVFEWKSYENGELVAIAESNAPIDELLEIPPTEQAPPPPPKQLLQQPNIVEVPEEEQIQEEIEIDFDIDITTEEAIEQIDYDNLNLTEPEEEEVEEVFTIVETRPGPKMGMTEFMKFLYENIRYPQGALDAKVQGKVFVQFIVNSNGTLTDFEVIKGIGQGCDEEAVRVLKKAEPWNPGKQRGKPVKVRMVLPINFVYKERM; this is translated from the coding sequence ATGTTACTCGCTGAAAAAACATATAGTCCCACCATAGATAAGTATACAGAGAATACTCTCAAACAGGTGGAAGCAGATGCGCGTCATGCTCAGGTTATCACTGACCTGATTGCCATAAAAAAAGCTAAGAATAAAAAAGCCAAAGCACAGAGTTTGCTGTTTTTTACTATAGGTCTTTTTATTACAATGGTTGGAATAGTAGCAGTCTTTGAATGGAAAAGTTATGAAAATGGTGAATTAGTAGCCATAGCTGAAAGTAACGCTCCAATAGATGAGTTGCTAGAGATTCCTCCCACAGAGCAGGCCCCTCCGCCACCTCCTAAGCAGCTGCTACAACAACCAAATATTGTAGAAGTACCCGAAGAGGAGCAGATACAAGAGGAGATAGAAATAGACTTTGATATTGACATCACCACAGAGGAAGCCATAGAACAGATTGATTATGATAATCTAAACTTGACGGAACCTGAAGAGGAAGAGGTAGAAGAGGTGTTTACAATTGTTGAAACAAGACCTGGTCCTAAAATGGGTATGACAGAGTTTATGAAGTTCTTATATGAGAATATAAGATACCCACAAGGAGCGCTGGATGCCAAGGTACAAGGTAAAGTGTTTGTACAGTTTATAGTAAATTCTAATGGTACACTCACCGATTTCGAAGTGATAAAAGGGATAGGACAGGGGTGTGATGAAGAAGCTGTGAGAGTCTTGAAAAAAGCCGAGCCCTGGAATCCTGGAAAACAACGCGGTAAACCTGTAAAAGTAAGAATGGTACTGCCTATAAATTTTGTTTATAAAGAAAGAATGTAA
- a CDS encoding sialate O-acetylesterase, translated as MKTNFKNLSLLILLLCVCVVAEAKIKLPKVLASHMVLQRDKPIKIWGWADKGDKITVEFNGQKASTKSKKNGLWEVELSAMPFGGPYTLKVSGSGDEITLEDILIGDVWICSGQSNMEMPLDGWGTIDNAKQEIKNADYPNIRLLNVDQDRSFSPKEDIKKGEWQVCSPDNIAPFSATAYFFGRKINKELNIPIGLISTNWGGTYIQAWTSWDVISQDAEYKDLDPNEYEQQLKKWEENRVAYLKAIDNEPGLKEEWFKPENTPDGWKAVKMPRPYEQSVVGNVDGVVWYKYEFNIDDDPTNDKAQLSLGPIDDFDKTYVNGQLVGEMGGWNTPRFYDLPKGLLKKGKNTIMIRVYDSGGGGGTLAGVNDFYLSLDGQKVSLVGEWQYKPTVTTDQYEVRDTGPNSFPSQLYNAMIAPLLNLKIKGAIWYQGESNTYEAYHYRTMFPSMIKNWREKWGEEFPFFWAQLANFMSERPEPVSSEWAELREAQHITLDLPKTGEAVLIDVGMANDIHPTNKQDVGLRLALSALSVAYGKDLVFSGPTYKSMTLEDNKVILDFTHIGSGLMAKDKYGYLRGFAIAGADQKFVWAKAEIRGDKVVVYSDQVTEPKAVRYGWADNPADANLYNKEGLPASPFRTDNWKLTTQP; from the coding sequence ATGAAAACTAATTTTAAGAACCTTTCCCTATTAATACTGCTGCTATGCGTTTGCGTAGTTGCTGAAGCCAAAATCAAATTACCAAAAGTCTTGGCTAGCCATATGGTGCTTCAAAGAGATAAGCCAATAAAAATATGGGGTTGGGCAGATAAAGGAGACAAAATAACCGTAGAGTTCAACGGCCAAAAAGCCAGCACGAAATCAAAGAAAAACGGATTGTGGGAGGTGGAGTTGTCCGCCATGCCCTTCGGTGGCCCATACACATTGAAAGTAAGTGGTTCCGGAGACGAGATCACCCTTGAGGATATTCTTATTGGTGATGTATGGATCTGTAGCGGTCAGTCTAACATGGAAATGCCACTAGACGGGTGGGGCACTATTGACAATGCTAAGCAGGAAATTAAGAACGCTGATTATCCTAATATCAGGTTACTTAATGTGGATCAGGACAGAAGCTTCTCACCTAAAGAAGATATCAAAAAAGGCGAGTGGCAGGTGTGCTCTCCAGATAATATAGCGCCGTTTTCAGCTACAGCTTATTTCTTTGGAAGAAAGATCAATAAGGAGTTAAACATTCCTATAGGACTTATTAGCACTAACTGGGGCGGTACGTACATTCAGGCCTGGACCAGCTGGGATGTGATCAGCCAGGATGCTGAATACAAAGACCTGGATCCTAATGAGTATGAACAACAATTGAAGAAGTGGGAAGAAAATAGAGTAGCTTATTTAAAGGCCATTGACAATGAGCCAGGTTTGAAAGAAGAATGGTTTAAGCCAGAAAACACTCCTGATGGATGGAAGGCTGTGAAAATGCCTCGTCCTTATGAGCAGTCTGTAGTAGGAAATGTTGATGGAGTAGTTTGGTATAAATATGAGTTTAATATTGATGATGACCCAACCAACGACAAGGCTCAGCTAAGCCTTGGACCAATAGATGACTTTGATAAAACCTATGTAAACGGACAGTTAGTAGGAGAGATGGGGGGCTGGAATACGCCAAGATTTTATGATCTTCCCAAAGGACTTTTAAAGAAAGGTAAAAACACTATTATGATCCGTGTATATGATAGCGGCGGCGGCGGTGGTACTCTTGCTGGTGTAAATGACTTCTATCTATCACTAGATGGCCAAAAAGTGAGCTTGGTAGGTGAGTGGCAATACAAACCAACCGTTACTACAGACCAATATGAAGTGAGAGATACAGGGCCTAATTCTTTTCCGTCACAGCTGTATAATGCAATGATAGCACCACTGCTTAATTTGAAAATTAAAGGAGCTATCTGGTATCAGGGGGAATCTAACACCTATGAGGCATACCATTACAGAACCATGTTTCCTTCCATGATCAAAAACTGGAGAGAAAAATGGGGTGAGGAGTTTCCGTTTTTCTGGGCTCAGCTGGCCAATTTCATGTCAGAAAGGCCAGAGCCGGTTTCTAGTGAATGGGCAGAACTAAGAGAGGCTCAGCACATTACATTAGATTTACCTAAAACCGGAGAAGCGGTTTTAATTGATGTTGGTATGGCGAATGATATTCACCCAACCAATAAACAAGATGTAGGCTTAAGACTGGCTTTATCAGCGCTTTCAGTGGCTTATGGTAAAGATTTAGTTTTCTCAGGACCGACCTATAAATCTATGACATTAGAGGATAACAAAGTGATTTTGGATTTTACCCATATTGGATCGGGGCTCATGGCTAAGGATAAATATGGATACCTGAGAGGCTTTGCTATAGCTGGTGCTGATCAAAAGTTTGTGTGGGCTAAAGCCGAAATTAGAGGTGATAAAGTGGTGGTTTATAGTGACCAAGTTACAGAGCCTAAGGCAGTAAGATATGGCTGGGCAGACAATCCTGCTGATGCTAATTTGTATAACAAGGAAGGTCTTCCTGCGTCTCCTTTCAGAACGGATAACTGGAAACTAACCACTCAACCTTAA
- a CDS encoding CotH kinase family protein, whose protein sequence is MTKTFYLCLFLIISFTSYAQVDHWESIIREDDSWKFMVPTSQPSSSWYTNAYDDSEWNEGQAGFGYGDNDDNTVLPDGTIAVLLRYTFNIDDQSIIEDALLHLDYDDGFVAYLNGVEIDRKYLTAAGDPAYNELASEIHEAVLYQGQVPEAFSVDPDLFIKGDNVLAIEVHNQSSTSSDFSAIPVLSVAVNVTNTTFKDLPSWFQEPLNFTQSTLPIVVIDTEGQEILDDPKVTAHIGIISNGEGEINHLNDEYNEYSGFCGIELRGESSLTFAKKSYGFEMWDEEGEDMDTSFLDFPAEEDFILYGPYADKSLMNNRLAMQLANDMGHYASRTRYLELVINGEYMGVYVLMEKIKRGGDRVDINKLKEDEIEGDDLTGGYIIRVDKGVHDGWASQYDAYNRDYKLFFQYFYPDEEDIQPEQEAYIKSYVDEFEAAMAARSGFNAQGKHYTSYMDLNSFVDNFIINELSKNVDAYRLSSYFYKDKDSNGGKLTCGYWDFNLSFGNADYCGGDDTSGWIYYQCQEGSPFWWNELLQDSLFTNALKCRWEQLRSTTLSNSSLMNDIDNYAAELEEAQVRNYQRWPVLGTYLWPNPWYYSQAATYDDVITAMKGWLTDRLAWLDNNMPGEANHCELYEDFDELNLEDIVSSVEELNSGMKLYPNPAGVVINIESKEIMNEVLVTNLSGKVLATYQPKAYQYQIDLEKYKSGLYLVTIRTSNNTVIRKIEVVK, encoded by the coding sequence ATGACTAAAACCTTTTACCTCTGCCTATTCTTAATAATTTCTTTCACCTCTTACGCTCAAGTTGATCATTGGGAATCTATAATTCGGGAAGATGATTCCTGGAAATTCATGGTGCCTACAAGTCAGCCCTCCAGCTCCTGGTACACTAATGCCTATGATGATAGCGAATGGAATGAGGGCCAGGCCGGATTCGGCTATGGCGATAATGATGATAATACTGTGCTTCCTGATGGAACAATAGCAGTATTGTTACGCTACACTTTTAATATAGATGATCAATCTATAATAGAAGATGCTTTACTACATTTAGATTATGACGATGGTTTTGTGGCTTACCTTAATGGCGTTGAGATAGATAGAAAATACCTAACAGCTGCAGGTGACCCAGCCTATAACGAATTAGCATCTGAGATACATGAGGCAGTATTGTATCAGGGGCAAGTACCTGAAGCATTTTCTGTAGATCCTGATCTTTTTATTAAGGGAGATAATGTCTTAGCGATAGAAGTGCACAACCAGAGCAGCACGTCCTCGGATTTTTCTGCTATTCCCGTACTTTCTGTAGCTGTTAATGTTACAAACACTACTTTTAAAGACCTACCATCCTGGTTTCAGGAGCCTCTAAACTTTACTCAAAGCACACTACCAATAGTGGTGATCGATACCGAAGGGCAAGAGATATTGGATGATCCTAAGGTTACTGCTCATATTGGCATAATAAGTAATGGAGAAGGAGAGATTAATCATCTTAATGATGAGTATAATGAATACTCGGGCTTTTGTGGAATCGAGCTCAGAGGAGAGTCATCTTTAACATTTGCCAAGAAGTCATATGGTTTTGAAATGTGGGATGAAGAGGGTGAAGATATGGATACATCGTTCTTAGATTTCCCTGCTGAAGAAGATTTTATACTTTACGGCCCGTATGCTGATAAGTCTTTGATGAACAATAGGTTAGCTATGCAGTTAGCTAATGATATGGGACATTATGCCAGTAGAACCAGATATCTTGAATTGGTAATCAATGGTGAGTATATGGGTGTTTATGTTCTTATGGAAAAAATTAAAAGAGGTGGTGATAGAGTAGATATCAATAAACTTAAAGAGGATGAAATAGAAGGAGATGACCTCACCGGAGGTTATATCATAAGAGTGGATAAGGGCGTGCATGACGGTTGGGCCTCTCAGTATGACGCTTATAACCGTGACTACAAGCTGTTTTTCCAGTATTTCTATCCGGATGAAGAAGATATACAACCAGAGCAAGAGGCTTATATTAAATCTTACGTTGATGAATTTGAGGCCGCTATGGCAGCCCGTAGTGGTTTTAATGCCCAAGGAAAACATTATACATCCTATATGGATCTAAACTCATTTGTTGACAACTTCATCATTAATGAATTAAGCAAAAATGTAGATGCTTACAGACTAAGCTCTTACTTCTACAAAGATAAAGATAGCAATGGAGGCAAGCTTACCTGTGGTTACTGGGACTTTAACCTTTCCTTTGGAAATGCCGATTACTGTGGTGGCGATGATACCTCTGGCTGGATTTACTATCAATGTCAGGAAGGTAGCCCTTTTTGGTGGAATGAGCTTTTGCAAGACTCTCTATTCACTAATGCCTTAAAATGCCGATGGGAGCAGTTAAGATCTACCACACTGAGCAATTCAAGTTTAATGAATGACATTGATAACTATGCCGCTGAACTTGAAGAAGCTCAGGTAAGAAATTATCAAAGGTGGCCCGTATTAGGCACCTACTTATGGCCTAACCCATGGTACTATTCACAAGCCGCTACTTATGATGATGTAATCACAGCAATGAAAGGCTGGCTCACTGATCGCTTGGCTTGGCTGGATAACAATATGCCAGGAGAAGCAAATCATTGTGAGCTTTATGAAGATTTTGATGAGTTAAATCTAGAGGATATTGTCTCTAGTGTAGAGGAGTTAAATAGTGGTATGAAGTTATATCCTAACCCTGCCGGCGTCGTTATCAATATCGAATCAAAGGAAATTATGAATGAAGTATTGGTTACTAACTTGTCGGGTAAGGTGTTAGCTACCTACCAGCCAAAAGCCTATCAATATCAGATTGATTTGGAGAAATATAAATCAGGGCTTTATTTAGTGACGATAAGAACCTCAAATAATACAGTTATAAGAAAAATTGAAGTGGTGAAATAA
- a CDS encoding universal stress protein, producing MFKRIIYPTDFTETSLKSFSLALDIARVNEAEIIVLYTYRLITGSLEQSNKSKIMFKRDLEAAANRKFEELKSFYPDIENIDHTFLSEVGFVKERLASAVKTFNTDLVVLCENIQRKLLEWDLSDDKSLSVFHCPVMLVPSTQELVKH from the coding sequence ATGTTTAAACGAATTATTTATCCCACTGATTTTACAGAGACTTCCCTGAAAAGTTTCTCGCTGGCATTAGACATTGCCAGGGTTAATGAGGCTGAGATAATTGTACTTTATACATATAGGCTGATCACAGGAAGCTTAGAGCAGAGTAACAAGAGCAAGATAATGTTTAAAAGAGATCTGGAAGCCGCAGCTAATAGGAAGTTTGAAGAATTAAAATCATTTTACCCTGACATAGAAAATATTGATCATACCTTTCTGTCAGAAGTAGGGTTTGTAAAGGAAAGACTGGCTTCGGCAGTAAAAACATTTAACACAGACCTTGTGGTACTTTGTGAAAATATTCAAAGGAAGTTGCTAGAATGGGATCTGAGCGATGATAAATCATTAAGCGTCTTCCACTGCCCAGTGATGCTGGTGCCCTCCACTCAGGAACTGGTAAAACATTAA
- a CDS encoding universal stress protein encodes MKNPKSILVPIDFTEASKNAVKYAKFLFDQDPANLVLVHVTTQNLFSERDIEEQFIAFRDEALDGIAQYEFHIYIGDPSEELTRAADEHEATLVVMGLKTENRKGSISIAGDLLRNLDCPVIAVPEDYQEFELARIAYGNDFKEIRVSQVLKDVMELALKFAAKLYIFHVNREKEPVLVDNSENILEYYLENIKHEYVAINDVDMENAINSYVDEQEIDLLITLSRDHGRNKSDSEGKLIYHIAENTKVPMLILC; translated from the coding sequence ATGAAAAATCCTAAAAGCATTCTTGTCCCGATTGACTTTACTGAAGCCAGTAAAAATGCAGTCAAGTACGCCAAGTTTCTCTTTGATCAGGATCCTGCTAATCTGGTGCTGGTTCATGTAACTACTCAGAACCTATTTTCTGAAAGAGATATTGAAGAGCAATTCATTGCTTTCCGAGATGAGGCCTTAGATGGCATAGCTCAGTATGAATTCCATATTTATATAGGAGACCCATCTGAAGAACTCACACGTGCTGCTGATGAACATGAAGCAACATTGGTAGTAATGGGATTGAAAACTGAAAACAGAAAAGGTAGCATTAGCATAGCAGGTGATTTACTACGAAACCTGGATTGCCCAGTAATAGCAGTACCTGAAGACTATCAGGAGTTTGAATTAGCCAGAATAGCCTACGGTAATGACTTTAAGGAAATAAGAGTATCTCAGGTTTTGAAAGATGTAATGGAGTTGGCTCTAAAATTTGCTGCTAAGCTCTACATCTTCCATGTAAACAGAGAAAAAGAGCCAGTACTTGTTGATAATTCTGAAAACATCTTGGAATACTACCTTGAAAACATCAAGCACGAATATGTGGCTATAAATGATGTGGATATGGAAAATGCTATTAACAGCTATGTAGATGAGCAAGAGATTGATTTACTAATCACACTTTCTAGGGATCATGGTAGAAACAAATCTGACTCTGAAGGTAAGCTTATTTACCACATAGCTGAAAACACCAAAGTACCAATGCTCATTTTATGCTAA
- a CDS encoding response regulator codes for MKKILIIEDNHEIRENIAEILELDGYNPVQASNGKEGVQLAMSEQPDLIICDIMMPELDGYGVLHILAKKEQTASIPFIFLTAKTERSDVRKGMNLGADDYLTKPFEDTELLDAIEIRLKKTEALKKDYHSNAEGLNQFIKDVKDLHDLSHLHENKKPRQYKKKHDIYREGEYANFVYFVASGKVKSIRTNEDGKELITSIYTTGDFFGYEALLENIEHPDSAETMEQSEVIQIPKEEFFDLVYGNREVSKKFIEMLSNKVSEKEQKLLNLAYNSVRQRTAEALLTISEKFNPEQSADFELSVSRDDLANMVGTATESVIRVISDLKDEDIVETRSGKIVIKSHDKLAQIQKWHFAKS; via the coding sequence ATGAAAAAAATTCTGATCATAGAAGATAATCATGAAATAAGAGAGAATATAGCCGAAATTCTTGAGCTAGACGGCTATAATCCTGTGCAGGCATCTAATGGAAAAGAAGGTGTGCAACTAGCCATGTCTGAGCAGCCTGACCTCATTATTTGCGATATCATGATGCCGGAACTTGATGGCTATGGAGTACTTCATATTTTAGCTAAAAAAGAGCAAACCGCCAGTATCCCGTTCATTTTTCTTACGGCAAAAACTGAAAGATCAGATGTGAGAAAAGGCATGAATTTAGGTGCCGATGATTACCTTACTAAACCCTTTGAGGATACTGAGCTTTTAGATGCCATAGAAATCAGATTAAAGAAAACTGAAGCTCTGAAGAAGGATTATCACAGCAATGCAGAAGGTTTAAACCAATTCATTAAGGATGTAAAAGATCTACATGACCTGAGCCATCTTCATGAAAACAAAAAACCCAGACAGTATAAAAAGAAGCACGATATTTACCGCGAGGGTGAATATGCGAATTTTGTATACTTCGTGGCTTCAGGGAAAGTGAAAAGCATCCGCACCAATGAAGACGGTAAAGAGCTGATAACCAGCATTTATACTACCGGTGATTTCTTTGGCTATGAAGCGCTTTTAGAAAACATAGAGCACCCTGATAGTGCTGAAACTATGGAACAGTCTGAGGTAATTCAAATACCTAAAGAAGAGTTTTTTGATCTGGTATATGGAAATAGAGAAGTATCAAAAAAATTCATTGAGATGCTCTCTAATAAAGTTTCCGAGAAAGAACAGAAATTGCTCAACCTGGCCTATAATTCGGTAAGGCAGCGTACAGCAGAGGCTCTACTCACCATTAGTGAGAAGTTTAATCCAGAACAAAGTGCTGACTTCGAACTATCTGTATCAAGAGATGATCTGGCTAATATGGTAGGTACCGCTACCGAATCAGTAATCAGAGTTATCTCTGACCTGAAAGATGAAGATATTGTGGAAACACGTTCTGGAAAGATCGTGATCAAGAGCCACGATAAGCTGGCCCAGATTCAAAAGTGGCATTTTGCAAAGTCATGA